From a region of the Mycosarcoma maydis chromosome 7, whole genome shotgun sequence genome:
- a CDS encoding uncharacterized protein (related to WD40 repeat protein CreC), which produces MAYSMAFPPTSMRPLPGGTTLVSAQQPVPAAAAVMTTESFDAPEGMYVCTSRFTPPPQPMIHLNPVPTTQLGLSAIYPTPRVSSVSLRYPASSKKASDSITAELAAAPSHNVLLEAPLASQGIDAPSSSLTGGYPPGTAGSSAGIAGIGGAGMGFSGLGETMGKLSAKPTRPKNSLKSTSSNFVNRMMTHPDLAKILAARTDSEHFTFLTNARSFFWLADTTGRTKESLARITFSASPSAHDVNQFTRAHDRLDIVIGFVTGDLIWLDPIASKYTRINKSGCITNSAVTQLRWLPGSENLIMAAHADGSVLIYDREREDSSDFAPATWEALAASTPSSSSVALQSAIAVPGTPSSAAMSASQTSASNDSSSSNPAASALGSAMSDSRPMLGARTVTSSTATTTTQTDIADTNLSIGSSSAANLVKPRTGLAPATLSQRRQAADPTSEGQPLLVVTKPGAVPITSGLPSGAALPSPEYQQAAAAAAVAAANSNSYGNGLSGKGKETSWSRLNPVSHWAVSKTRITDFAFSPDYSHVALVAEDGILRIADVNSERLLDTFESYFGGFNCVVWSPDGKFVLTGGEDDLVTVWAPREGRIVARCQGHTSFVTGLAWDPWRWSSDDRTYRFASVGEDCKMILWDFSSAALNRPKTYAPHHAGHRRSSVGLGSTYSLADKHVCSSIMRSPASVHTGRRMSANNGSASLTPATVTDDTIRHAALPRSEVAILQPVVTVNIDGEIPAGVRFAPDKVSIIRKNAAIDTFTRPLPERPASVVASASAGTHRASLPAGARTNRQPPASQASRAPPPPLNLAVSAAMSAQSQQSLAASPTTPRHAMPSSTSAAKNGITA; this is translated from the coding sequence ATGGCGTATTCTATGGCTTTCCCACCCACGTCCATGCGGCCTCTGCCCGGTGGCACCACGCTCGTATCGGCACAGCAACCAGttccagcagctgctgccgtcatGACCACCGAGTCCTTTGACGCTCCTGAAGGCATGTACGTCTGCACCTCACGATTTACACCGCCGCCGCAACCCATGATTCATCTCAATCCTGTGCCTACCACCCAACTCGGTTTGTCAGCCATCTATCCGACACCTCGCGTCTCCAGCGTCAGCCTTCGATATCCAGCCTCATCCAAAAAGGCATCCGATTCTATTACGGCTGAATTGGCCGCAGCTCCCTCCCACAATGTCCTGCTTGAAGCACCACTCGCGTCTCAAGGCATCGATGCCCCCTCCTCCAGCCTTACTGGAGGTTATCCGCCAGGCACTGCTGGTTCCTCTGCAGGCATTGCTGGCATTGGCGGCGCCGGAATGGGCTTTTCAGGGCTGGGTGAGACCATGGGTAAACTCAGCGCCAAACCCACCCGTCCCAAGAACAGCCTTAAAAGCACCTCGAGCAACTTTGTCAATCGTATGATGACTCACCCGGATCTCGCAAAGATTCTCGCCGCTCGTACCGACTCGGAGCACTTCACCTTTCTCACCAATGCTCGCTCCTTCTTCTGGCTCGCCGACACCACCGGCAGAACCAAAGAGAGTCTAGCGCGTATCACTTTCAGTGCGTCTCCTTCAGCACACGACGTCAACCAATTCACTCGCGCACACGACCgtctcgacattgtcatTGGCTTTGTCACTGGCGATTTGATCTGGCTTGACCCCATCGCTTCCAAGTATACACGTATCAACAAGAGCGGCTGCATCACCAACTCGGCCGTCACTCAGCTGCGCTGGCTTCCCGGAAGCGAAAATCTCATCATGGCTGCACATGCAGATGGTAGCGTTCTCATCTACGACCGCGAACGAGAAGATTCCAGCGATTTCGCTCCTGCTACCTGGGAAGCTTTAGCCGCCAGCACTccctcgtcgtccagcgTCGCCCTTCAGTCGGCCATAGCTGTACCAGGAACCCCCTCATCCGCTGCCATGTCGGCCAGCCAGACCTCCGCCTCCAACGACTCGTCTTCTTCCAACcctgctgcttcggcaCTTGGGTCCGCCATGTCCGATTCGCGTCCCATGCTCGGTGCTCGAACCGTCACGAGTTCAACCGCCACCACTACTACCCAGACCGATATTGCGGACACCAATCTCTCCAtcggctcgagcagcgccgcCAACCTTGTCAAGCCCAGAACCGGCCTTGCACCAGCCACGCTCTCTCAGCGACGTCAAGCCGCAGACCCTACTTCTGAAGGCCAGCCGCTGCTGGTCGTCACCAAGCCAGGTGCTGTCCCCATCACATCCGGCCTGCCATCTGGTGCTGCGTTGCCCTCGCCCGAATATCAACAggcagccgccgccgcgGCTGTTGCAGCGGCCAATTCCAACTCGTACGGTAATGGACTCTCTGGAAAGGGAAAAGAGACGTCGTGGTCGCGCCTCAACCCGGTCTCTCATTGGGCCGTGTCCAAGACGCGCATCACCGACTTTGCTTTTTCACCAGACTACTCGCATGTTGCGCTTGTCGCAGAGGATGGCATTCTACGCATCGCAGACGTCAACTCTGAACGCCTCCTAGACACGTTTGAATCGTACTTTGGCGGCTTCAACTGTGTCGTCTGGTCGCCCGATGGCAAATTTGTACTCACGGGCGGCGAAGACGACTTGGTCACCGTGTGGGCGCCACGCGAGGGCCGCATCGTCGCCAGATGCCAGGGACACACCTCGTTTGTGACCGGTCTCGCATGGGATCCTTGGCGATGGTCGTCGGACGATCGCACCTATCGATTCGCTTCGGTGGGCGAAGACTGCAAAATGATTCTCTGGGATTTTTCCAGCGCCGCGCTCAATCGTCCCAAGACATACGCGCCGCACCACGCGGGTCATCGACGAAGTTCTGTCGGGCTGGGATCGACGTATTCACTCGCGGACAAGCATGTTTGCTCATCCATTATGCGCTCTCCTGCGTCGGTGCACACAGGTCGTCGCATGAGTGCCAACAACGGCTCGGCGTCGTTGACGCCCGCGACCGTGACCGACGATACCATTCGACATGCAGCACTGCCACGTTCCGAAGTAGCCATCTTGCAGCCCGTTGTTACCGTCAACATTGACGGCGAGATTCCAGCCGGCGTCCGATTTGCGCCGGACAAAGTTAGCATTATTCGTAAGAACGCTGCGATCGACACCTTTACTCGTCCTCTCCCCGAACGCCCGGCCAGCGTCGTtgcctcggcatcggcggGAACGCATCGAGCTTCATTGCCGGCAGGGGCACGTACGAACCGTCAACCGCCCGCATCTCAAGCGTCGCGTGCACCTCCTCCGCCCCTGAACCTTGCTGTGAGCGCGGCCATGTCGGCTCAATCTCAACAGTCTTTGGCAGCTAGTCCGACCACTCCAAGGCACGCCATGCCGAGTAGCACATCTGCAGCCAAAAATGGCATCACTGCCTAA
- a CDS encoding inositol phosphosphingolipid phospholipase (related to ISC1 - Inositol phosphoSphingolipid phospholipase) has product MPRLPLSPHSTSEVQALPPIFPPASEPVGSDPPSDDHQLSILTLNVWGLKYISKLRIARIKAIASRLASSDMPLYDFVCLQEIWYESRDWRFLKHALSSRYPHSKFFYSGAFGSGLAILSRWNILETRTHPYSLNGQPIHVHHGDWFVGKACGSVTINHPRLGLVDVWNTHFVAAGGEDGPEYKRSHRITQAYELAANCRNSASKGRHVVCVGDLNSTPPSLAIGLLRHIGGLYDSFLDTRPQLPEHAVSLDPEETSTQVGDRATAAPDPQRAIEELGVTCDSPLNTWTAGKPLDERASRGAGKRLDYIFYRGPVDQQHSSESNASTVSSALAYSASHSTRGRLTCKSSSVVITDTIPEHLCSYSDHFGVASTFDILPPSSGAPSPTASDSDARKTAQRRVLTCSLHALAGGFAASRSNQSSHLYVFGTALLVALGLIVASIFQPLGAVNPVFVLLAVVAAWAGTTMLYSAVVWGEWEQRTLRTLMEMLELELNYLQPAQNGVTNTNNIVRAQSANDAVREGTLF; this is encoded by the coding sequence ATGCCGAGGCTTCCATTGTCACCACATTCAACCTCCGAGGTGCAGGCGTTGCCACCCATCTTTCCACCCGCCTCTGAACCTGTCGGCTCGGATCCACCCTCCGATGACCACCAGCTAAGCATCCTTACACTCAACGTCTGGGGCCTCAAGTACATCTCGAAGCTTCGGATAGCGCGTATCAAAGCTATCGCTTCTCGGCTTGCATCTTCCGACATGCCCCTTTACGACTTTGTGTGCTTGCAAGAAATTTGGTACGAATCCAGGGACTGGCGCTTTCTCAAGCACGCCCTCTCCTCGCGCTACCCTCATTCCAAGTTCTTCTATTCAGGTGCATTCGGTTCGGGTCTCGCCATCCTTTCCCGCTGGAACATCCTCGAAACGAGAACGCATCCGTACTCGCTCAACGGACAGCCGATTCACGTGCACCATGGAGACTGGTTCGTGGGCAAAGCCTGTGGGTCTGTTACCATCAATCATCCGCGGTTGGGATTGGTAGATGTGTGGAACACGCATTTCGTAGCAGCGGGAGGCGAGGATGGTCCAGAATACAAGAGGTCACACCGCATCACACAGGCGTACGAGCTTGCGGCGAATTGCAGGAACAGTGCTAGTAAAGGAAGACATGTGGTTTGTGTGGGCGATCTCAATTCCACTCCGCCTTCTCTGGCAATTGGGTTGCTAAGGCATATTGGCGGCTTGTACGATAGCTTTTTGGATACGCGTCCTCAGCTACCAGAGCACGCAGTATCGTTGGATCCAGAAGAGACATCAACGCAAGTGGGTGATCGCGCAACTGCAGCGCCGGATCCACAGCGTGCGATTGAGGAATTAGGTGTAACATGTGACTCGCCACTCAACACCTGGACAGCCGGCAAACCTCTCGACGAGAGAGCGTCAAGAGGCGCCGgcaagcgtctcgactACATCTTCTACCGTGGCCCTGTCGATCAGCAACACTCGAGCGAATCAAACGCATCTACCGTTTCTTCTGCCCTAGCTTACTCGGCATCTCACTCCACACGCGGTCGGCTAACGTGCAAATCCTCGTCGGTCGTCATCACGGACACCATACCCGAACATCTGTGTTCCTATTCAGACCACTTCGGCGTTGCTTCCACCTTTGATATCCTCCCACCTTCTTCCGGCGCTCCATCGCCTACCGCTTCCGACTCCGACGCCCGCAAAACAGCGCAGCGGCGTGTCCTCACTTGTTCGCTCCACGCGCTAGCGGGAGGCTTCGCCGCTAGCCGTTCCAACCAATCGTCTCACCTCTACGTCTTCGGCACAGCactgctcgtcgctctcggtCTGATCGTAGCAAGCATCTTTCAGCCGCTCGGCGCAGTCAATCCAGTCTTTGTATTGCTCGCAGTCGTGGCCGCGTGGGCAGGAACCACAATGCTCTACAGTGCCGTGGTGTGGGGAGAATGGGAACAGCGAACGCTTCGTACACTCATGGAAATGCTCGAGTTGGAACTCAACTATCTCCAACCCGCCCAAAATGGTGTCACTAACACCAACAACATCGTTCGAGCACAGAGCGCCAATGACGCTGTTCGAGAAGGCACTTTGTTCTAA
- a CDS encoding putative Ubiquitin-conjugating enzyme E2 — protein sequence MIKIWSMKKEEESAKKKKPKTSPAQLRVQKDLTELELPKTMKTDFPDPADVLNFSLTIEPDEGMYKSGSFKFTFAINSNYPHDPPKVKCTQKIYHPNVDLDGNVCLNILREDWKPVLNLNSVMVGLQYLFLEPNADDPLNKEAAEDLRKDRSVFASNVRRSLAGGAIKGTTYDKATVK from the exons ATGATCAAG ATCTGGAGCAtgaagaaggaggaggaatcggcaaagaagaagaagccaaAAACGTCGCCAGCACAGCTACGCGTGCAGAAAG ATCTGACCGAACTCGAATTGCCAAAGACGATGAAGACCGACTTCCCTGACCCAGCAGATGTGCTCAACTTTTCTCTCACAATCGAGCCAGATGAGG GCATGTACAAGAGCGGATCGTTCAAATTCACTTTCGCCATCAACAGCAATTATCCACACGATCCTCCTAAGGTCAAGTGCACACAAAAG ATCTATCACCCTAACGTCGACCTGGATGGCAACGTGTGTCTCAATATCCTTCGTGAGGACTGGAAACCTGTCCTTAATCTCAACTCGGTCATGGTTGGTCTGCAGTACTTGTTCCTCGAGCCGAATGCCGATGATCCACTCAACAAAG AGGCCGCAGAAGACCTTCGCAAGGATCGATCTGTTTTCGCGAGCAATGTACGAAGAAGTCTTGCCGGCGGAGCTATCA AGGGAACAACATATGACAAGGCTACTGTCAAGTGA
- a CDS encoding putative l-isoaspartyl protein carboxyl methyltransferase, with product MAWRCSGGTNAELIANMRNASLITSSRVYEAMLKVNRANYVPSQLSAYQDSPQTIGFGATISAPHMHAHAAEALLPFLHSQANVLDVGSGSGYMLAIFHHLVDNGKVIGIDHIPGLVDQANANLEHDGLGAELKNGKIVNVCADGRNGVEAQAPFDAIHVGAAAPGIPQSLLHQLKAPGRMFIPVAEQDGSGEQNIYQVDKSETGEITKTKICGVLYVPLTDAAKQWRA from the coding sequence ATGGCCTGGCGCTGTTCAGGCGGCACGAATGCCGAGCTGATTGCCAACATGCGCAATGCATCGCTCATCACCTCATCTCGCGTCTACGAAGCTATGCTCAAAGTGAACCGAGCCAACTATGTGCCTTCCCAACTAAGCGCGTACCAAGACTCTCCGCAAACGATCGGCTTTGGCGCCACCATATCTGCCCCACACATGCATGCACATGCAGCCGAAGCCCTGCTGCCTTTCCTCCACTCCCAAGCAAACGtcctcgacgtcggctCTGGATCTGGCTACATGCTGGCCAtcttccaccacctcgtcgacaacGGGAAAGTGATCGGCATCGACCATATTCCGGGACTCGTGGATCAGGCCAATGCGAATCTAGAGCACGATGGTCTCGGTGCAGAACTCAAGAATGGAAAGATTGTGAATGTTTGCGCGGATGGCAGAAACGGCGTCGAGGCACAAGCACCGTTCGATGCGATCCATGTCGGAGCTGCTGCCCCTGGCATCCCACAGTCGTTGCTGCATCAGTTGAAAGCTCCCGGAAGGATGTTTATCCCAGTAGCAGAGCAGGACGGATCGGGCGAACAGAACATCTATCAAGTCGACAAGTCCGAGACAGGCGAGATCACAAAGACCAAAATCTGTGGCGTGCTCTATGTGCCCCTTACggatgctgccaagcagTGGAGAGCGTAA
- a CDS encoding putative guanylate kinase: MPSSNWASTPPIPSDKRPIVLSGPSGVGKSTLLKKLFQEFPNDFGFSVSHTTRDPRPGEVRGQSYHYVSQQEFQDLVQQGAFLEHAKFGGNRYGTTAKAVADVSTEGVKGADGSTAARRAILDIDAQGVKLIKANHASLNPIYIFISPPSFSTLKQRLIGRGTETPESVNKRLSMAATEMAYAREKGAHDWVIVNDDLEKAYGLLKKAINETLKKGEDDSMPAKDQDEEDWEKQQQQQQ; this comes from the exons ATGCCGTCGTCCAACTGGGCGTCGACGCCTCCGATTCCAAGCGACAAACGTCCGATCGTGCTGTCGGGTCCTTCGGGTGTGGGCAAGAGTACACTTCTGAAAAAGTTGTTTCAAGAGTTCCCCAATGACTTTGGTTTTTCCGTATCTC ATACAACAAGAGACCCTCGACCAGGCGAGGTCCGCGGCCAGTCGTACCACTACGTCTCACAGCAAGAATTCCAAGACCTTGTTCAACAGGGCGCGTTTCTCGAACACGCCAAGTTTGGCGGCAACCGATACGGCACTACCGCCAAGGCGGTGGCTGACGTATCCACCGAAGGCGTCAAAGGTGCAGATGGAAGCACAGCCGCGCGTCGCGCTAtcctcgacatcgacgCTCAAGGCGTCAAGCTCATCAAGGCCAACCACGCTTCGTTGAACCCGATCTACATCTTTATCTCTCCACCTTCGTTTTCGACTCTCAAGCAGAGGTTGATAGGTCGAGGCACCGAGACACCAGAGTCAGTCAACAAGAGGCTCTCTATGGCTGCCACCGAGATGGCTTATGCCAGGGAAAAGGGAGCGCACGATTGGGTCATTGTCAATGACGATTTGGAAAAGGCTTATGGCTTGTTGAAGAAGGCGATCAACGAAACTTTGAAAAAGGGCGAGGATGATAGCATGCCTGCTAAGGAtcaggacgaggaagattgggagaagcagcagcagcagcagcagtag